In Vulpes lagopus strain Blue_001 chromosome 1, ASM1834538v1, whole genome shotgun sequence, a genomic segment contains:
- the S100A16 gene encoding protein S100-A16, producing MADSYTELEKAVVVLVENFYKYVSKHSLVKNKISKSSFRKMLQKELNHMLTDTGNRKAADKLIQNLDANHDGRISFDEYWTLIGGITSPIANLIRQQEQQSSS from the exons ATGGCAGACAGCTACACGGAGCTGGAGAAGGCGGTCGTGGTCCTGGTGGAAAACTTCTACAAATATGTGTCTAAGCACAGCCTGGTCAAAAACAAGATCAGCAAGAGCAGCTTCCGGAAGATGCTCCAGAAAGAGCTCAACCATATGCTGACG GACACGGGGAACCGGAAGGCGGCAGACAAGCTCATCCAGAACCTGGACGCCAACCACGATGGGCGTATCAGCTTCGACGAGTACTGGACCTTGATAGGTGGCATCACCAGCCCCATTGCCAACCTCATCCGCCAACAGGAGCAGCAGAGCAGCAGCTAG